From the genome of Eublepharis macularius isolate TG4126 chromosome 12, MPM_Emac_v1.0, whole genome shotgun sequence, one region includes:
- the CCZ1 gene encoding vacuolar fusion protein CCZ1 homolog — protein MAAAAGAGGPEKPLAPALLNFFIYNPRLGPREGEEEKKILFYYPNEVEKNEKIRSVGLCEAIVQFTRTFSPLKPAKSLHTQKNRQFFNEPEENFWMVMVVRNPVIGKHKDGKPTVEYQEEELLDKVYSSVLQQCYNMYKLFNGTFRKAMEDGGVKVLKERLEKFFHRYLQTLHLQSCDLLDVFCGISFFPLDKMTYLRIQSFINKMEESLSIVKYTAFLYNDQLIWSGLEQDDMRILYKYLTTSLFPRHIEPELAGRDSPIHAEMPGNLQHYGRFLTGPLNVNDPEAKCRFPKIFVNTEEAYEELHLIVYKAMSAAVCFMIDASMQPTLEFCRKLDSIVGPPLTVLASDICEQYNINKRIAGSEKEPQFKFIYFNHMNLAEKSTIHMRRTPNISLASVHPDLMKILGDINSDFTRVDDDEEIIVKAMSDYWIVGKKSDQRELYVILNQKNANLIEVNEEVKKLCATQFNNIFFLD, from the exons atggcggcggcggcgggggcagGCGGGCCGGAGAAGCCGCTGGCGCCGGCCTTGCTCAACTTCTTCATCTACAACCCGAGGCTGGGACCCAGGGAAGGAGAG GAAGAAAAGAAGATTCTTTTTTATTATCCAAATGaagtagaaaaaaatgaaaaaatcaGAAGTGTTGGATTGTGTGAAGCCATTGTCCAGTTCACAAG gACATTTAGTCCTTTGAAACCTGCAAAATCCTTGCATACCCAGAAGAACAGACAGTTCTTCAATGAACCTGAAGAAAATTTCTGGATGGTTATG GTTGTACGAAATCCTGTAATAGGAAAACACAAAGATGGCAAACCAACCGTTGAGTATCAAGAAGAAGAATTACTG GACAAAGTTTATAGTTCAGTGTTACAGCAGTGTTACAACATGTACAAG CTTTTTAACGGCACTTTCCGAAAAGCCATGGAAGATGGAGGTGTTAAAGTTCTAAAAGAGAGATTAGAGAAATTTTTCCATCGG TACCTGCAGACCCTTCATTTACAGTCATGTGACTTGCTAGACGTTTTTTGTGGAATCAGCTTCTTTCCATTGGATAAAATGACTTACTTGAGAATTCAGTCGTTCATCAACAAGATGGAAGAAAGCCTGAGCATTGTCAAATATACAGCCTTTCTCTACAATGACCAGCTCATCTG GAGTGGACTGGAGCAAGATGACATGAGGATTTTATACAAATATCTCACCACATCTCTGTTTCCGAGGCATATAGAACCAGAG TTGGCAGGAAGGGATTCACCAATACATGCAGAAATGCCTGGAAACCTTCAGCACTATGGAAG GTTTCTCACAGGACCTCTGAATGTCAATGATCCAGAAGCAAAATGCCGATTTCCCAAAATATTTGTAAACACAGAGGAGGCTTATGAAGAGCTTCATTTGATTGTTTATAAG GCTATGAGTGCTGCTGTCTGTTTTATGATTGATG CCTCTATGCAGCCTACGTTGGAGTTTTGCCGTAAACTTGACAGCATTGTTGGGCCTCCCCTCACAGTATTAGCATCGGATATTTGTGAACAATATAACATCAACAAAAGAATTGCAGG GTCAGAGAAAGAGCCCCAGTTTAAGTTTATCTACTTCAACCACATGAACCTGGCCGAGAAAAGTACAATCCACATGAGGAGAACTCCCAACATCTCGCTTGCATCCGTTCACCCTGACTTGATGAAGATTCTTGGAGATATCAACAGTGACTTCACAAG AGTTGATGATGATGAGGAAATCATCGTTAAGGCCATGAGTGATTATTGGATAGTGGGCAAGAAATCCGATCAGCGAGAACTGTATGTGATTTTGAATCAGAAAAATGCAAACTTGATTGAAGTGAATG AAGAAGTAAAGAAACTCTGTGCAACACAGTTCAACAACATCTTCTTCTTAGATTGA
- the LOC129340233 gene encoding parvalbumin, thymic CPV3 → MSISDILSPSDIAAALRDCQAPDSFNHKKFFQISGMSKKSGSQVKEIFRILDNDQSGFIEEDELKFFLQRFESGARVLTATETKTFLAAADHDGDGKIGAEEFQEMVNS, encoded by the exons ATGAGCATCAGTGACATCCTGAGTCCTTCTGATATTGCTGCCGCACTCAGAGACTGCCAAG CTCCAGATAGTTTCAACCACAAAAAATTCTTTCAGATTAGTGGAATGTCGAAAAAGAGTGGAAGCCAAGTAAAAGAAATCTTCCGGATCTTAGATAATGATCAAAGCGGCTTCATTGAGGAAGATGAACTTAA ATTTTTCCTCCAGAGGTTTGAGTCTGGAGCCAGAGTGTTAACAGcgacagaaaccaaaacatttttGGCAGCGGCAGACCatgatggagatggaaaaattGGTGCTGAAG AATTCCAGGAAATGGTGAACTCTTAA